CGCAGGCAGCTGCGCGGGGGTTGTGTGGAAAAGGTTTGAGGATTACAGCTTGGCGATGGACACCTCGGTGGACTTGACCAGGGCCACGACCTCGGAGCCCACGGCCAGACCCAGATCATTGACCGAACGCGTGGTGATCACGGAAGTGACGATGCCCCAAGGCGTCTCCACATCCACTTCCGAAACCACATCACCGCGGATGATTTCCTTGACCTTGCCCTTGAACTGATTGCGCACGTTGATGGCTTGAATGGACATGCAAAATTCTCCTGA
This DNA window, taken from Comamonas testosteroni TK102, encodes the following:
- a CDS encoding TOBE domain-containing protein, which gives rise to MSIQAINVRNQFKGKVKEIIRGDVVSEVDVETPWGIVTSVITTRSVNDLGLAVGSEVVALVKSTEVSIAKL